A genomic segment from Geitlerinema sp. PCC 7407 encodes:
- a CDS encoding rhodanese-like domain-containing protein — protein sequence MTTTPNFQAIKTISPATLHHRRSQDNLVLIDVREGAEYAGDRIAEAVSAPLSQFDPQQVPSDRPVVLYCQSSKRSEKAAQRLLDAGWSEVTHLEGGLNAWKADGYATVASRKAPISLFRQVQIVAGSLVFTGTVLGAFVSPWFLILSGFVGAGLVFAGVTDTCAMGMLLAKLPYNQNAGRN from the coding sequence ATGACCACAACGCCCAACTTCCAGGCCATCAAGACCATTTCTCCCGCCACGCTGCATCACCGGCGATCGCAAGACAATTTGGTGCTGATCGACGTGCGAGAGGGAGCCGAATACGCGGGCGATCGCATTGCCGAAGCGGTGTCTGCGCCCCTGTCCCAGTTTGATCCGCAGCAGGTCCCCAGCGATCGCCCCGTGGTGCTCTACTGCCAGAGCAGCAAGCGCTCCGAGAAAGCCGCCCAGCGTCTCCTGGATGCGGGCTGGAGCGAAGTCACCCATCTCGAAGGCGGCCTGAACGCCTGGAAAGCGGACGGCTACGCCACCGTGGCCAGCCGCAAAGCACCCATCAGCCTGTTTCGGCAAGTGCAGATTGTGGCCGGTTCGCTGGTCTTCACCGGGACGGTGCTGGGCGCCTTTGTGTCGCCGTGGTTCTTGATTTTGAGCGGATTTGTGGGTGCGGGGCTGGTCTTTGCGGGCGTCACGGACACCTGCGCCATGGGCATGCTCCTGGCGAAGCTCCCCTACAACCAAAACGCCGGGAGAAACTAG
- a CDS encoding sulfite exporter TauE/SafE family protein → MLWLLGHVLAAGIGVSLGLIGGGGSVLALPILVYVMGVAPKSAIAMTLIIVGVVSLLGAIPHWRKGRVNLKTTAIFGSTTMLGAFLGARLASLPVVSDTFQMMLFAVMMLVAAGFMIYRSAKSPASTEPEAIAAYPKPLCPHCWLWLMTEGLGVGVLTGLVGVGGGFAIVPALVLLGNTPMREAIGTSLVIIALNAIAGLLGYLGQLTIDWELTLSFTIAAGFGTLLGSYLAQYVSARALQKGFGYFLLAVAAFVLAQNWHKVAPSAETEVRPQTARLAPASGRSLDR, encoded by the coding sequence ATGCTCTGGCTTCTAGGACATGTGCTGGCGGCGGGCATCGGCGTGAGTTTGGGCCTGATCGGCGGCGGCGGGTCGGTGCTGGCTCTGCCGATCCTGGTCTACGTGATGGGCGTGGCGCCCAAATCCGCGATCGCCATGACGCTGATTATCGTGGGTGTAGTCAGTCTGCTCGGGGCGATTCCCCACTGGCGAAAGGGGCGCGTCAACCTGAAAACCACCGCGATTTTTGGTTCGACCACCATGCTGGGGGCTTTCTTAGGAGCGCGCCTAGCCAGCCTGCCCGTGGTCAGTGACACCTTCCAGATGATGCTGTTTGCGGTCATGATGCTGGTGGCGGCGGGCTTCATGATCTACCGCAGCGCCAAGAGTCCGGCCAGCACCGAGCCCGAGGCGATCGCCGCCTATCCCAAGCCCCTGTGCCCCCACTGCTGGCTGTGGCTGATGACCGAAGGCCTGGGCGTGGGCGTACTCACCGGCCTGGTAGGCGTGGGTGGGGGCTTCGCCATCGTGCCGGCCCTGGTGCTCCTGGGCAACACGCCCATGCGAGAAGCCATCGGCACCTCGCTGGTCATCATTGCTCTAAATGCGATCGCCGGTTTGCTGGGCTACCTGGGCCAGCTGACCATTGACTGGGAGCTGACCCTGTCCTTCACGATCGCCGCTGGCTTCGGTACGCTCCTCGGCAGCTATCTCGCCCAGTACGTTTCGGCGCGCGCCCTCCAAAAAGGCTTTGGCTATTTCCTGCTGGCGGTGGCGGCCTTCGTGCTGGCCCAGAACTGGCACAAAGTGGCCCCGAGCGCCGAAACAGAAGTTCGTCCTCAAACAGCCCGCCTCGCTCCGGCCAGTGGGCGATCGCTCGATCGTTAG
- a CDS encoding DUF4336 domain-containing protein: MFGVLGGDRGVEKTTITAHTQTHRSKEFSWPFWPAVPLYPYGQRRTLRTEVVKDTIWTFDQLQGILYVVVPIRMTVVRLEAGGLLVYSPVAPTPECIRLVEELVSRHGEVKYIILPTVSGIEHKVFVGPFARCFPAAQVFIAPDQWSFPLNLPLSWLGLPARRTQVLPTDSGKAPFADEFDYAMLGPIDLGLGPFEEVAFFHRRSRTLLVTDSVVVIPERPPAIVSLDPYPLLFHAKDQASDPIQDTEEQRLKGWQRIALFSFYFRPSALDVTSTWQTVRDAFQAPDRSRRAYFGLFPFRWKNGWRQSFESLRRGGQLLVAPILQTLILNRSPRAVLDWADTVARWNFERIIPCHLEAPIEQGPQAFRQAFSFLEEGAAGERSLPAEDFAFLREIEETLNRTGITPPAQRS; the protein is encoded by the coding sequence ATGTTTGGTGTTTTGGGAGGCGATCGCGGCGTGGAGAAAACCACGATAACAGCTCACACACAGACTCATCGGTCCAAGGAATTTTCCTGGCCCTTCTGGCCTGCCGTGCCCCTCTACCCCTACGGCCAGCGCCGCACCCTGCGCACCGAGGTGGTGAAGGACACGATTTGGACCTTTGATCAGTTGCAGGGCATCCTGTACGTCGTGGTGCCGATCCGCATGACCGTGGTGCGCCTTGAGGCGGGCGGGCTGCTGGTCTATTCGCCCGTGGCGCCCACCCCCGAGTGCATCCGCTTGGTCGAGGAGCTAGTCAGTCGCCACGGCGAGGTGAAATACATCATCTTGCCGACGGTCTCGGGCATCGAGCACAAGGTGTTTGTGGGGCCGTTTGCCCGCTGCTTCCCCGCCGCCCAGGTCTTCATTGCGCCGGATCAGTGGAGCTTTCCGCTCAATCTGCCCCTGAGCTGGCTGGGCCTGCCGGCTCGCCGCACCCAGGTTTTGCCGACCGACAGTGGCAAAGCGCCCTTTGCCGATGAGTTTGACTACGCGATGCTGGGGCCGATCGACCTGGGCCTGGGGCCGTTTGAGGAGGTGGCGTTTTTCCACCGGCGATCGCGCACCTTGCTGGTCACCGATTCGGTGGTGGTCATCCCGGAGCGTCCGCCTGCCATCGTCAGCCTCGACCCCTATCCGCTCTTGTTTCATGCCAAGGACCAGGCCAGCGACCCGATCCAAGACACCGAGGAGCAGCGCTTGAAAGGCTGGCAGCGCATCGCGCTGTTTTCGTTTTATTTCCGTCCCAGCGCCCTGGATGTGACGAGCACCTGGCAAACGGTGCGCGATGCTTTCCAGGCTCCCGATCGCTCTCGCCGCGCTTACTTTGGGCTTTTCCCGTTCCGCTGGAAAAACGGCTGGCGACAGTCCTTTGAGTCGCTGCGCCGGGGCGGCCAGCTGCTGGTAGCGCCGATTTTGCAAACCCTGATCCTCAATCGATCGCCTCGGGCGGTCCTCGACTGGGCCGACACAGTTGCCCGCTGGAACTTCGAGCGAATTATCCCCTGTCACCTCGAAGCGCCCATCGAGCAAGGCCCCCAGGCGTTTCGGCAGGCTTTTAGCTTTTTGGAGGAGGGGGCCGCTGGCGAGCGATCGCTGCCTGCCGAGGACTTTGCTTTCTTGCGGGAGATCGAGGAAACCCTCAACCGCACGGGCATTACGCCGCCTGCTCAGCGCTCGTAA
- the glgA gene encoding glycogen synthase GlgA, with protein sequence MYIVQIASECAPVIKAGGLGDVVYGLSRELEARGHCVELILPKYDCMRYDHIWGLHDAYRDLWVPWYDGEIHCSVYCGWVHGRVCFFIEPHSQDNFFNRGCYYGCEDDTMRFAFFSKAALQFLQHSNKRPDVIHCHDWQTGLVPVMLYEIFQYHGMGSQRVCYTIHNFKHQGFAGNELLAATGLNRPDHYFHYDRLRDNFNPFSLNLMKGGIVYSNAVTTVSPHHAWEASHTEVGCGLGHTLHLHQGKFSGILNGIDHDFWNPAGDRYIPYHYSREDFEEKHKNTKTLRERLMLDHADKPIIAYIGRLDGQKGVHLVHHAMYYALHRGAQFVLLGSATEPGINAHFWHEKHFLNNNPDVHLELGFNEELSHLIYAGADMIVVPSNFEPCGLTQMIGLMYGTVPIVRGVGGLVNTVFDRDYDQTKPPEERNGYVFYQSDYQALESAMDRAIGLWFEYPEEFRQLALQGMSYDYSWKHPAQAYIDLYDQIRCQ encoded by the coding sequence ATGTACATCGTGCAGATTGCCTCTGAATGTGCTCCTGTCATTAAGGCTGGAGGTCTAGGCGACGTCGTGTACGGCCTGAGTCGGGAGCTGGAAGCCCGCGGCCACTGTGTCGAGCTGATCCTGCCCAAATATGACTGCATGCGCTACGACCACATTTGGGGGCTTCACGACGCCTACCGCGATCTGTGGGTGCCCTGGTATGACGGCGAGATCCATTGCTCGGTGTACTGCGGCTGGGTACACGGCCGCGTGTGTTTCTTCATTGAGCCCCACTCTCAAGACAACTTTTTTAACCGGGGCTGCTACTACGGCTGCGAAGATGACACCATGCGCTTTGCTTTCTTTAGCAAAGCCGCTCTGCAATTCTTGCAGCACAGCAACAAGCGTCCCGATGTCATCCACTGCCACGATTGGCAGACGGGCCTCGTCCCTGTGATGCTCTACGAGATTTTTCAGTACCACGGGATGGGCAGTCAGCGGGTGTGCTACACCATCCACAACTTCAAGCACCAAGGGTTCGCGGGTAATGAGCTTTTGGCGGCGACGGGCCTCAATCGCCCCGACCACTACTTCCACTACGATCGCCTGCGGGACAACTTTAACCCCTTTTCGCTCAATCTGATGAAAGGGGGAATTGTCTACTCTAATGCGGTCACGACGGTATCACCTCACCACGCCTGGGAGGCAAGTCATACGGAGGTTGGCTGCGGCCTGGGCCACACGCTGCATTTGCACCAAGGTAAATTTAGCGGCATTCTCAACGGCATTGACCATGATTTCTGGAATCCGGCGGGCGATCGCTACATTCCCTATCACTACAGCCGCGAGGACTTCGAAGAGAAGCACAAAAATACCAAAACTCTGCGCGAGCGCCTGATGCTCGACCATGCAGACAAGCCCATCATTGCCTACATTGGTCGCCTAGATGGCCAGAAAGGCGTGCACCTCGTTCACCACGCCATGTACTACGCGCTCCATCGCGGGGCGCAGTTTGTTCTGCTAGGCTCGGCCACAGAGCCCGGCATCAATGCCCACTTCTGGCACGAAAAGCATTTCCTCAACAACAATCCCGATGTGCATCTGGAGCTGGGCTTCAATGAGGAGCTGTCTCACCTGATCTATGCAGGGGCCGACATGATCGTGGTACCGAGCAACTTCGAGCCGTGCGGTCTGACCCAGATGATTGGTCTGATGTACGGTACGGTGCCGATCGTGCGCGGCGTCGGGGGCCTGGTGAATACGGTGTTTGACCGTGACTACGACCAGACCAAGCCGCCGGAAGAGCGCAATGGCTATGTGTTTTATCAGAGTGACTATCAGGCGCTGGAGTCAGCGATGGATCGGGCGATCGGCCTTTGGTTTGAGTATCCTGAGGAATTCCGCCAGCTGGCGCTCCAGGGGATGAGCTACGACTACTCCTGGAAGCATCCGGCCCAGGCGTACATCGATCTCTATGACCAGATTCGCTGCCAGTAG
- a CDS encoding ATP-binding protein: MLQLDIALRTVETCSKFLAAIEQFSPHLILADTQSEEFSGYGAFAIVRDRYPGIAVILLGPEINEAERLAWLRQGVMAYLTPEQLPQLSIIMPSLLAEVYASTERQAQERWAKGMEHLVGVIQDLSLARTLEEITKIVRHAARHLTGADGATFVLRDGNQCYYVDEDAIGPLWRGSRFPMSACISGWCMLNRHTVAIEDIYQDDRIPVEAYRPTFVQSLVMVPIRPESPIGAIGNYWAETHVATPEEIRLLEILANTTCVALENVQIYDEIEKRVQDRTAHLEAMNHELEAFAYTLSHDLRSPLSVINVLISLLKMKHATDLGEEGLAYVEQLHGAVNRMDCLIDEILTLHRVAQSPIQPMMIDLSQMVKEILDDLQAMHPTRKVDVAIDPELSVYADPVLLRTMLENLLSNAWKYTSKRSRATIEVGKHANNSRIIYVRDNGVGFDMAKADKLFSPFQRFHAATEFPGTGVGLASVQRIVHKHGGNIWAEAQLNEGSTFYFSLPSPPNSASNPLGVVLSTPSINSASTR, translated from the coding sequence ATGCTGCAACTCGACATTGCTTTGCGAACTGTGGAGACATGCTCCAAGTTTCTAGCGGCGATCGAGCAGTTTTCGCCCCACCTGATCTTGGCGGACACCCAGTCAGAAGAGTTTTCGGGCTATGGCGCGTTCGCCATCGTGCGCGATCGCTATCCAGGAATTGCGGTCATTTTGCTAGGACCCGAAATCAACGAAGCCGAACGCTTAGCCTGGCTACGGCAAGGCGTCATGGCCTATCTGACACCCGAGCAGCTTCCTCAGCTGTCGATCATCATGCCGAGCCTGCTGGCTGAGGTATACGCCTCCACCGAGCGGCAAGCCCAAGAGCGCTGGGCAAAAGGGATGGAGCACTTGGTGGGCGTGATTCAAGATCTCTCCTTGGCTCGCACCCTAGAGGAGATCACCAAAATTGTGCGTCATGCAGCCCGCCACCTCACCGGGGCAGACGGTGCGACCTTTGTGCTGCGTGACGGGAACCAGTGCTACTACGTGGATGAAGATGCCATTGGTCCACTGTGGCGGGGCAGTCGGTTCCCCATGAGCGCATGCATCAGCGGCTGGTGCATGCTCAATCGCCACACGGTTGCGATCGAGGATATCTATCAAGACGATCGGATTCCGGTCGAGGCCTATCGTCCGACCTTTGTGCAGAGCTTGGTCATGGTTCCCATTCGGCCCGAGTCTCCCATTGGAGCGATCGGCAACTATTGGGCCGAGACCCATGTGGCCACACCGGAGGAGATCCGGCTCTTGGAGATTTTGGCCAATACCACCTGCGTCGCCCTCGAAAATGTCCAAATCTACGATGAAATCGAAAAGCGGGTCCAAGATCGCACAGCCCATCTAGAGGCGATGAATCATGAGCTGGAGGCGTTTGCCTATACGCTATCTCACGATCTGCGATCGCCTCTATCTGTAATTAATGTGCTGATCAGCTTACTGAAAATGAAGCACGCCACCGACCTAGGAGAAGAAGGGCTGGCCTATGTCGAACAGCTCCACGGAGCCGTCAATCGCATGGACTGCTTGATCGATGAGATCTTGACGCTGCACCGCGTAGCCCAGTCCCCCATTCAGCCGATGATGATCGATCTCAGCCAGATGGTCAAAGAGATCCTGGATGATTTGCAGGCGATGCACCCGACCCGAAAAGTAGATGTTGCCATTGACCCAGAGCTGTCGGTATACGCCGATCCGGTGCTGCTGCGCACCATGCTCGAAAATCTGCTTTCCAACGCCTGGAAATATACTTCCAAGCGATCGCGAGCCACCATCGAAGTGGGCAAGCACGCCAACAATTCCCGAATTATCTATGTCCGCGATAACGGGGTAGGCTTTGACATGGCGAAGGCCGACAAGCTTTTTTCACCCTTCCAGCGCTTTCACGCCGCCACAGAGTTTCCAGGAACTGGCGTAGGACTCGCGTCGGTACAGCGCATCGTCCACAAGCACGGCGGCAACATCTGGGCTGAGGCCCAGCTCAACGAGGGTAGCACCTTCTACTTTTCGCTCCCTAGCCCTCCAAACTCAGCCTCTAACCCTCTCGGCGTCGTACTGAGCACTCCCAGCATCAACTCCGCCTCAACAAGATAG
- a CDS encoding response regulator: MKILVVEDDELTGLALSQALTYHHYTVDVAQDGRAGLTLTETYEYDLLLLDVLVPELDGISLCRKLRDRGYQKPILLLTAKDSRTDRITGLDAGADDYVVKPYDLSELLARIRALLRRSQETRPTPTLSWGELCFNPISSEVTYRQQAIALTPKEYSLLELFLRSPQRVFSRSAILDRLWSLGASPAESAVTTHIKDLRQKLRASGLRAEVIETVYGLGYRLATAPSTTMPEPKAQEKAARLAQGIESLRQVIERFRHSFGDQVAVLEQMQEALQAGTLAADLYQQAYHEAHKLAGSLGMFGYPAASKTAREIEHLLVGSSPEQLDAKLFSALLQRLQTEMAQPPEATVADHFPQPQAEAQPKVLLIDDDVALAEALRSAAIAHRLELQVVTDLSAARQVLIQCSPEVVLLDLNFPEEEEGGMALLAEIRQQMPKLPVLVFTGRDSLSDRLEASRLGAQGFLSKPIPTDQVIQAVLRLLTPQPADEARILAVDNNLHTLQTLAELLRPWGVKVFTLDDPQNFWQGLTSTLPDLLILAQEMTEIGGLELCQVVRQDWRWGNLPILVMTSQTDSAFVRALFRAGADDFIRTPILEPELITRVLCRLERGRSRLAAKGLSAPFSVSP; this comes from the coding sequence ATGAAAATTCTGGTTGTTGAAGATGATGAGCTAACGGGGTTAGCCCTTTCGCAAGCGCTGACCTATCATCATTACACGGTTGATGTGGCGCAGGATGGCCGAGCGGGTCTAACGCTGACAGAGACCTATGAGTATGATCTGCTGCTGCTTGATGTGCTGGTACCGGAGCTAGACGGCATTAGTCTGTGTCGGAAGCTGCGCGATCGCGGCTATCAAAAGCCTATTTTGCTTCTCACGGCGAAGGATTCCCGCACCGATCGCATCACAGGACTAGACGCCGGGGCGGATGATTATGTGGTCAAGCCCTACGATCTTTCAGAGCTTTTGGCGCGGATTCGGGCGCTTTTGCGGCGCAGTCAGGAGACTCGGCCGACGCCGACGCTGAGCTGGGGAGAGCTGTGTTTCAATCCGATTTCCAGTGAGGTGACCTATCGCCAGCAGGCGATCGCCCTCACCCCCAAAGAGTACAGCTTGCTAGAGCTCTTTCTGCGCAGTCCCCAGCGGGTTTTTAGCCGGAGCGCGATTCTCGATCGGCTGTGGTCCCTGGGGGCTTCGCCCGCCGAGAGCGCTGTCACCACCCACATCAAGGATCTGCGCCAAAAGCTGCGAGCCAGCGGTCTGCGAGCAGAGGTCATCGAGACGGTGTATGGTCTGGGCTATCGCTTGGCCACGGCCCCCAGCACCACAATGCCTGAGCCCAAAGCCCAGGAAAAAGCCGCTCGACTCGCTCAGGGGATCGAGTCCTTGAGGCAGGTGATTGAGCGCTTTCGCCATAGCTTTGGGGATCAGGTGGCGGTTTTGGAGCAGATGCAGGAAGCCCTGCAAGCTGGCACTCTAGCAGCAGATCTGTACCAGCAGGCCTACCATGAGGCGCACAAGCTGGCAGGATCTCTGGGCATGTTTGGCTATCCAGCAGCCTCCAAGACGGCGCGAGAAATCGAGCATTTGCTGGTGGGATCGTCTCCCGAGCAACTCGATGCCAAGCTGTTTTCTGCGCTGCTGCAACGCCTGCAAACGGAGATGGCCCAGCCCCCCGAGGCCACGGTGGCGGATCACTTTCCGCAGCCCCAGGCTGAGGCTCAGCCCAAGGTTTTGTTGATTGATGATGACGTGGCGCTGGCGGAGGCGCTGCGGAGCGCGGCGATCGCCCATCGACTGGAGCTTCAGGTCGTGACAGATTTGTCCGCAGCGCGCCAAGTGCTGATCCAGTGCTCCCCCGAGGTGGTGCTGCTGGACCTGAACTTTCCGGAGGAAGAGGAGGGCGGCATGGCGCTGCTGGCAGAAATTCGGCAGCAAATGCCCAAGCTGCCGGTGCTGGTATTCACGGGGCGCGACAGCCTGAGCGATCGCCTAGAGGCGTCGCGGCTCGGGGCTCAGGGCTTTCTCAGCAAGCCAATTCCCACAGATCAGGTCATCCAGGCCGTGTTGCGGCTGCTGACGCCCCAACCCGCCGATGAGGCGCGCATCCTGGCCGTGGACAACAACCTTCACACCCTCCAGACGCTAGCCGAGCTGCTGCGCCCCTGGGGGGTCAAGGTGTTTACCCTGGATGATCCCCAAAATTTTTGGCAAGGGCTGACTAGCACCCTGCCAGACTTGCTGATCCTGGCCCAGGAGATGACCGAGATTGGCGGCCTGGAGCTGTGTCAGGTGGTACGCCAAGACTGGCGCTGGGGCAATTTGCCGATTTTGGTGATGACGTCCCAAACTGACAGCGCCTTTGTGCGGGCGCTTTTTCGGGCCGGGGCCGATGACTTTATCCGCACACCCATCCTAGAGCCAGAGCTGATCACCCGGGTGCTGTGTCGCCTAGAGCGGGGGCGATCGCGCTTGGCGGCCAAAGGGCTGTCTGCCCCATTCTCGGTCTCACCCTAG
- a CDS encoding response regulator translates to MVKYVLVIDDEERIQEVVCACLEDIGGWQTAIADSGEAGWQAATASPPDAILLDVSMPDMDGITLYEKLQNEPKTQGILVIFLTAKVLPADMAKFQALGVAGVITKPFNPLTLVEELKQILGW, encoded by the coding sequence ATGGTGAAATACGTTTTGGTCATAGACGATGAGGAGCGCATTCAGGAAGTTGTTTGCGCCTGCCTAGAGGACATTGGCGGGTGGCAAACGGCGATCGCAGACTCGGGGGAAGCTGGCTGGCAAGCGGCCACGGCCTCACCGCCCGACGCGATTTTGCTGGATGTCTCGATGCCGGATATGGATGGCATCACCCTGTACGAAAAGCTGCAAAATGAGCCCAAAACCCAGGGAATTCTGGTTATTTTCTTGACGGCAAAGGTGCTGCCAGCGGATATGGCCAAGTTTCAGGCCCTGGGAGTGGCGGGAGTGATTACGAAGCCGTTTAATCCGCTGACGCTGGTGGAAGAACTAAAGCAGATATTGGGCTGGTAA
- a CDS encoding response regulator, with the protein MLSHHVLIVDDEANIREILQACLGDVAGWQVSAAASGPEGLTKAIAERPDAIVLDLMMPEMDGIAFLRRLRMHPETETIPVVILTAKTYLVELGQLDHLGVAGAIAKPFNPLELPTQIARALQWHAAIDA; encoded by the coding sequence ATGCTGAGCCATCACGTGCTGATTGTGGATGATGAAGCGAATATTCGAGAGATTTTGCAGGCCTGCCTGGGAGACGTGGCGGGGTGGCAGGTCTCGGCGGCAGCTTCGGGGCCAGAAGGACTCACCAAGGCGATCGCAGAGCGCCCAGACGCCATTGTGCTGGATTTGATGATGCCAGAAATGGACGGGATCGCCTTTCTGCGGCGGCTGCGGATGCACCCCGAAACCGAAACCATTCCCGTGGTGATTTTGACAGCCAAAACCTATTTGGTTGAGCTGGGACAGCTCGATCACTTGGGGGTCGCAGGGGCGATCGCCAAGCCCTTCAATCCGCTAGAGCTCCCCACGCAGATTGCTCGAGCGCTGCAGTGGCACGCTGCCATTGATGCGTAG
- a CDS encoding GAF domain-containing protein — MQGSEYNLFEPALQAALQREQSLNWLLKMIHASLDPATIVTTAVCETAQLLAADQVLILQGLPSQAWQLIKSWAPVSEPEHQAIAEVLSSPDLAIAVERSQSIQLCGLEATEGFAVGPTYLLVPLTYQLAAWGVLVLMRVQGNRWRESEVQFLETVADQVAIALHQAEMHQQIQQINAQLEAEIQTRTAELQSALDCETLLKQITDRVRDSLDEHDILQTTVEALGQSLGLDCCDTVLYDAQRLTSVIDYEYTRPGIPSRQGQALPLGDRPEIYEQLWAGQTFAFCQIASSSIRNHSAILACPIVDGTKIFGDLWLFRPTQSTYSDLEIRLVKQVANQCAIAIRQAQLYQSAQGQVQALEALNGLKDDFLSTISHELRTPISNVKMAVEMMALILDQYPALAELTLDVHTTPLGQYLKIVQQECDHELHLVEDLLELQHLDAGTRPLALSQVNLADWLPHVLEDFEAQTQRKGQRLQIQVAETLTHFTTDAFGLSRILRELMTNACKYTPAGGQIRVKADWVDGYLQIEVSNSGAEISPDSLSSIFDKFYRVPNGDPWRHSGMGLGLALVKGLTEYLGGSIGVKSDRSSTCFTLRLPCGAIADFSMRDESFADR; from the coding sequence ATGCAGGGCTCAGAATACAACCTCTTCGAGCCTGCGCTTCAGGCGGCCCTCCAGCGAGAGCAATCCCTCAACTGGCTGCTCAAAATGATTCACGCGTCGCTCGATCCAGCGACGATCGTCACCACCGCCGTGTGCGAAACGGCCCAGCTCCTGGCGGCAGACCAAGTCCTGATCCTGCAAGGCCTGCCCTCCCAGGCTTGGCAACTCATCAAGAGCTGGGCACCGGTCAGCGAGCCCGAGCACCAGGCGATCGCCGAGGTCCTCAGCTCACCGGATTTGGCGATCGCCGTAGAGCGCTCTCAGTCGATTCAGCTGTGCGGCCTGGAGGCGACAGAGGGCTTTGCGGTAGGCCCGACCTACTTGCTCGTGCCCCTCACCTACCAGCTGGCGGCCTGGGGCGTGCTGGTCCTGATGCGGGTCCAGGGAAACCGCTGGCGCGAGAGCGAGGTGCAGTTTCTAGAGACTGTGGCCGATCAGGTGGCGATCGCCCTCCACCAGGCGGAAATGCACCAGCAAATCCAGCAGATCAACGCTCAGCTCGAAGCCGAGATCCAAACGCGCACCGCAGAGCTGCAATCGGCCCTCGACTGCGAGACGCTGCTCAAGCAGATCACCGATCGCGTCCGCGACTCCCTCGATGAACACGACATTCTGCAAACCACCGTCGAGGCGCTGGGGCAGTCTCTGGGCCTCGACTGCTGCGACACGGTCCTCTACGACGCCCAGCGGCTCACTTCGGTCATCGACTACGAGTACACCCGGCCCGGCATCCCGTCGCGCCAGGGCCAAGCGCTGCCTCTGGGCGATCGCCCCGAAATCTATGAGCAGCTCTGGGCGGGCCAGACCTTTGCGTTTTGTCAGATCGCCTCTAGCAGCATTCGCAATCACTCAGCGATTTTGGCCTGCCCGATTGTGGACGGCACCAAGATTTTTGGGGATTTGTGGCTGTTTCGGCCCACTCAGTCGACCTACAGCGATCTCGAAATTCGCCTGGTCAAGCAGGTTGCCAATCAGTGCGCGATCGCCATTCGCCAGGCCCAGCTCTATCAAAGCGCCCAGGGCCAAGTCCAGGCCCTAGAAGCCCTCAATGGCCTCAAAGACGACTTTCTGAGCACCATCTCCCACGAGCTGCGCACGCCGATTTCCAACGTGAAGATGGCGGTGGAGATGATGGCGCTGATTCTCGATCAGTACCCTGCGCTGGCTGAGCTGACCCTGGATGTCCACACGACTCCCCTGGGGCAGTACCTCAAAATTGTCCAGCAGGAGTGCGATCACGAGCTGCACTTGGTCGAGGACCTGCTGGAGCTGCAGCACCTGGACGCCGGCACGCGCCCCTTGGCCCTCTCCCAGGTGAACTTGGCGGACTGGCTGCCCCACGTTCTCGAGGACTTCGAGGCACAGACCCAGCGCAAAGGGCAGCGGCTGCAAATCCAGGTGGCAGAGACGCTGACGCACTTTACAACAGACGCGTTTGGCCTGAGCCGGATTCTGCGGGAGCTGATGACCAATGCCTGCAAGTACACGCCAGCGGGTGGACAGATTCGCGTGAAGGCAGACTGGGTTGATGGCTATCTCCAAATCGAAGTCAGCAATTCGGGCGCTGAGATCTCTCCAGACTCCCTCAGCTCGATTTTTGACAAGTTTTATCGGGTGCCCAATGGAGATCCGTGGCGACACAGCGGGATGGGGCTCGGATTGGCGCTGGTCAAGGGATTGACGGAGTATTTGGGAGGCTCGATCGGGGTCAAAAGCGATCGCAGCAGCACCTGCTTTACGCTGCGTCTCCCCTGCGGGGCGATCGCCGATTTCTCTATGCGGGACGAATCTTTTGCAGATCGCTGA
- a CDS encoding pyridoxamine 5'-phosphate oxidase family protein encodes MLFVPAKMMEPAALGNAWTSTLESRSPEAIAQARRLLDVTRYCSLSTCSSAGEPWASPLLFAYDRRWQIYWSSAVVAQHSQNIYQTGKAAIAIYASGVPQAAVEGLYLSGSAQELERDRAAEVAALFDQRSPRPTPRSPKDYQDPSPRRFYQFSPEAVWITGDRLLYQDQLIDTKIRLDLESLIAAFEAE; translated from the coding sequence ATGTTGTTTGTCCCTGCCAAAATGATGGAACCCGCAGCGCTCGGCAATGCCTGGACCAGCACCCTCGAAAGCCGCAGCCCCGAGGCGATCGCCCAAGCACGCCGCCTGCTCGACGTGACGCGCTACTGCTCCCTTTCAACTTGCTCATCTGCGGGAGAGCCGTGGGCATCGCCGCTGCTGTTTGCCTATGACCGGCGCTGGCAGATCTACTGGAGCTCAGCCGTGGTGGCTCAGCACTCCCAAAACATCTATCAGACCGGCAAAGCGGCGATCGCCATCTACGCGTCTGGGGTGCCCCAGGCCGCTGTCGAAGGGCTCTATCTCTCGGGAAGCGCGCAAGAGCTAGAGCGCGATCGCGCTGCCGAAGTCGCGGCTCTCTTCGATCAGCGATCGCCTAGGCCCACGCCGCGATCGCCCAAGGATTACCAAGATCCGTCTCCCCGCCGGTTCTACCAGTTTTCGCCCGAAGCGGTCTGGATCACGGGCGATCGCCTGCTGTACCAAGACCAGCTCATCGACACCAAAATTCGCCTTGATTTAGAGAGTTTGATCGCGGCTTTCGAGGCTGAATAA